A single genomic interval of Arachis duranensis cultivar V14167 chromosome 7, aradu.V14167.gnm2.J7QH, whole genome shotgun sequence harbors:
- the LOC107458200 gene encoding D-glycerate 3-kinase, chloroplastic-like, which produces MAANDTAIGARTEKLWDLESNVRVSVKFSFFPPLEAESFVFVGMKGTKGLGSLKRAGLVGLTARFGSGSTGSAAFLSALVGSEVAYSATQDTVATLSEAYETTKNHRSFPKNTSLQESEEFNLLTHFSQYNVGFVFDAKAGSGNSWLQHDFNSTNISGINEYRQGPLYSVFPMKLAQVSSVQNLFEFICSGPLLEKIGVTAEMVAEYIDKWLLYGRLLSQLFQLNELYLTVPQKARIYQYYIPVFLWCEDQIKQHWSTFKNEEDVPPLVIGFSAPQGCGKTTLVFALDYLFQKTGRKSATISIDDFYLTAEGQGKLRDANLGNSLLEFRGNAGSHDLPLSVETLTALSKFTREGMKIKPPRYDKSAFNGRGDRADPSTWPEVEGHLTVVLFEGWMLGFKPLPTEFVKAIDLQVR; this is translated from the exons ATGGCCGCAAACGATACGGCAATCGGAGCTCGGACGGAGAAGTTATGGGATTTGGAAAGTAACGTAAGGGTTTCGGTGAAGTTTTCGTTCTTCCCTCCCCTGGAAGCTGAAAGCTTCGTTTTTGTTGGAATGAAAGGGACGAAGGGCTTAGGTTCACTTAAAAGGGCTGGTTTGGTTGGATTGACAGCTCGGTTTGGgtccggttcaaccggttcg GCTGCTTTTCTGTCAGCTTTGGTTGGATCAGAGGTTGCATATTCTGCTACACAAGATACAGTGGCAACTCTCTCGGAGGCTTACGAAACAACTAAAAATCATCGATCATTCCCAAAAAACACATCACTACAAG AAAGTGAAGAATTTAACTTATTAACTCATTTTTCTCAGTATAATGTTGGCTTTGTTTTTGATGCAAAAGCAG GCAGTGGAAATTCATGGTTGCAACACGATTTTAATTCAACAAATATTTCTGGCATCAATGAATATAGGCAAGGTCCTTTATATTCTGTATTCCCTATGAAACTGGCTCAAGTTTCCTCTGTGCAGAACCTTTTTGAGTTTATATGCTCAGGGCCTTTGCTAGAAAAAATAGGTGTGACTGCAGAGATGGTTGCAGAGTACATAGATAAGTGGTTGTTATACGGTCGGCTGCTATCTCAATTGTTTCAGTTGAACGAGTTGTACTTAACGGTGCCTCAAAAAGCTAGGATCTATCAATATTATATACCGGTCTTCCTCTGGTGTGAAGATCAGATTAAGCAACATTGGTCGACATTCAAAAATGAAGAAGATGTACCTCCTTTAGTG ATTGGATTTAGTGCTCCCCAAGGTTGTGGAAAGACGACCCTTGTCTTTGCTCTTGATTATCTTTTTCAGAAGACTGGCAG GAAGTCGGCAACAATATCTATAGATGACTTTTATTTGACGGCTGAAGGTCAG GGTAAACTAAGAGACGCTAATCTGGGAAATTCCCTTCTTGAG TTCCGAGGAAATGCAGGAAGCCATGATCTTCCTTTGTCTGTTGAAACCTTAACAGCTCTGTCCAAATTCACAAGAGAAG GTATGAAGATAAAGCCACCTCGATATGACAAA TCTGCATTCAATGGAAGAGGCGACCGTGCTGATCCTTCAACTTGGCCAGAGGTCGAAGGACACCTTACG GTTGTGTTATTTGAGGGTTGGATGCTCGGCTTCAAGCCTCTTCCTACGGAATTTGTGAAGGCTATTGATCTTCAGGtcaga